CCGAACTTCGCCAACCTGCTCACCCAGGCCGGCCCGGTCGTCGTCATCGCGATGGGCCTGGTCTTCGTGCTGCTGCTGGGCGAGATCGACCTCAGCGCCGGCTACGCCTCGGGCGTGTGCGCCGCGGTGCTGGCGATCCTGCTGACCACCAACGGCTACCCGTGGTACGTCGCCGTCGCCGCCTCGCTGGCCACCGGCATCGTCATCGGCCTGCTGCTGGGCTTCCTGGTGGCCAAGATCGGCATTCCGTCGTTCGTGGTCACCCTCGCCGCGTTCCTGGGCTTCCAGGGCGTGGTGCTGTGGCTGCTGGACGAGGGCACCAACATCTCGGTGCGCGACAGCGTCATCATCGCGCTGGAGAACGAGTACCTGCCGCCGCTGGTGGGTTGGGGCCTGGCCGCGCTGACCGTGCTCGGCTTCACCACCGTGCAGCTGATCCAGCAGCGTAACCGGCGCCGCCGCGGCCTCAAGGCCGACCTGTGGCAGGTCGTCGCGTTCCGGGTGATCGGCCTGGCGGTGCTGGTCGGTTTCGCGGTCGCCATCCTGAACCAGGAGCGCAGCCGCAACCCGCTGTTCTCGCTCAAGGGCGTGCCGATCATCGTGCCGGTGGTGGGCGTCCTGCTGCTGCTGTGGACGTTCGTGCTGCGCCGCACCGCGTACGGCCGGCACATCTACGCGGTGGGCGGCAACAAGGAGGCGGCCCGCCGCGCCGGCATCAACGTCGACGGCATCCGGATCTCCGCGTTCGTCATCTGCTCGGCGATGGCCTCGATCGGCGGTGTGCTGGCGGCCAGCCAGGCGCGCTCGGTCGACCCCAACACCGGTGGCTCCAATGTGCTCCTCTACGCCGTCGCGGCGGCCGTCATCGGCGGCACCAGCCTCTTCGGCGGCAAGGGCCGCGTGCTCGACGCCGTGCTCGGCGGCCTGGTGATCACGATGATCATCAACGGCATGGGCCTCGTCGGGTGGAGTTCGGCATACAAGTACATTGCCACCGGCGTCGTGCTGCTGCTCGCCGCGAGCGTCGACGCGTTCTCGCGCAGGCGCGCCGCCGCGAGCAGCTGACCGGCGTACATCCGTCTACAGGAGAATCATGCGAGCGGGACCGAGCCAGGAGGAGATCCGGCGGCAGAATCTGGGCGCGTTGCTGCGTTTCGTGCACGTGCGCGGCCAGATCTCCCGTGCCGAGCTCACCTCCGAGCTCGGTCTCAACCGCTCCACCATCGGCGCCCTCACCGCTGACCTGGCCGGCGTCGGCCTGGTCAGCGAGGAGGCGCCGCGGGAGACCGGCCGGGCCGGGCGCCCGTCGCTGGTGGTGCGCCCCTCGTCCGACCTGGTCTACGCGTACGCGGCGAGCGTCGAGGTGGACCGGATCCGGGTGGCCCGGGTCGGGCTGGGCGGGGTGGTGCTGGACCAGCGCGAGGCGCCCCGCCCGCGCGGGGAGGCGATCGAGGCGGTCCGCCCCGTCGCCGAGTTCGTCAAGGACATGGCCGCCGACGTGCCACCGCAGGCGCGCTGCATCGGGGCCGGCATCGCCGTGTGCGGGCTGGTCCGCCGCGAGGACGGCCTGGTCCGGCTCGGGCCGCACCTGGGCTGGATGGACGAGCCGCTCGGCCACGCCCTGCAGGACCACCTGCCCGAGCTGCTGCCGCAGGTCGCGGTCGGCAACGTGGCGGACCTGTGCGCGCTGGCCGAGCACACCCGCGGCGTCGCCGTGGGCTGCGCCAACCTCATCTACGTGTACGGCGACGTCGGCGTGGGCGCCGGCATCATCGCGGGCGGGCGGCGCGTCACCGGACACGGCGGCTACGGCGGCGAGGTCGGCCACATGGTGGTCAACCCGCACGGGCGCGCCTGCGGCTGCGGCTCGCGCGGCTGCTGGGAGACCGAGATCGGCGAGCACGCCCTGCTGCGCGCGGCGGGCCGGGACTGCTCGCCGGGCGCGCCGATGGGCACCGACGCGGTGCTGTCCGTGGTGGACGCCGCCGCGCGCGGGGACGCCGCCGCGCAGACCGCGGTGCGCCAGGTCGGCGACTGGCTCGGCTTCGGCGTGGCGAACCTGGTCAACATCTTCAACCCCGAGCTGGTCATCTTCGGCGGCACGCTGCGCGACGTCTACCTGGCCGCCGCGGCGCAGGTGCGCAGCCGCCTGAACAGCATCGGGCTGCCCGCCACCCGGGAGCACGTGCGGCTGCGTACCCCCAAGCTGGGCAATGACGCGGCGCTGCTGGGCGCCGCGGAGCTGGCCTTCGAGCAGCTGCTGGCCGACCCGCTGGGCTGACCGGCAATACCGGGCGAATCCCCGGCCATCCAGCACAATGGATGGTTGTGAGGGTGACCGAATCGTCCCGGCACACCGCTTCCCTGCCCCGCCAGCCGGAAACGCACGTTCCCGTGGTGACGCCGGTCCGGCTGGCCGGGCTGGCCGACGTGCCGCACGCGCTGCCGTATCAGGGCAGCAAGCGCCGGCTCGCGCACGCGATCGTGCCGCTGCTGCCCGCCGACACCGACCGGCTGCTGGAGCCGTTCGCCGGGTCGGCGGCGGTGACCATCGCGGCCCGGCATCTGCGCATCGGGCGCACCGCCGAGATCAGCGACCTCAACGTGCCGCTGATGC
The Catellatospora sp. IY07-71 DNA segment above includes these coding regions:
- a CDS encoding sugar ABC transporter permease, producing the protein MGALPAVLGLLVLCVVFGLARPVFLTAPNFANLLTQAGPVVVIAMGLVFVLLLGEIDLSAGYASGVCAAVLAILLTTNGYPWYVAVAASLATGIVIGLLLGFLVAKIGIPSFVVTLAAFLGFQGVVLWLLDEGTNISVRDSVIIALENEYLPPLVGWGLAALTVLGFTTVQLIQQRNRRRRGLKADLWQVVAFRVIGLAVLVGFAVAILNQERSRNPLFSLKGVPIIVPVVGVLLLLWTFVLRRTAYGRHIYAVGGNKEAARRAGINVDGIRISAFVICSAMASIGGVLAASQARSVDPNTGGSNVLLYAVAAAVIGGTSLFGGKGRVLDAVLGGLVITMIINGMGLVGWSSAYKYIATGVVLLLAASVDAFSRRRAAASS
- a CDS encoding ROK family transcriptional regulator — translated: MRAGPSQEEIRRQNLGALLRFVHVRGQISRAELTSELGLNRSTIGALTADLAGVGLVSEEAPRETGRAGRPSLVVRPSSDLVYAYAASVEVDRIRVARVGLGGVVLDQREAPRPRGEAIEAVRPVAEFVKDMAADVPPQARCIGAGIAVCGLVRREDGLVRLGPHLGWMDEPLGHALQDHLPELLPQVAVGNVADLCALAEHTRGVAVGCANLIYVYGDVGVGAGIIAGGRRVTGHGGYGGEVGHMVVNPHGRACGCGSRGCWETEIGEHALLRAAGRDCSPGAPMGTDAVLSVVDAAARGDAAAQTAVRQVGDWLGFGVANLVNIFNPELVIFGGTLRDVYLAAAAQVRSRLNSIGLPATREHVRLRTPKLGNDAALLGAAELAFEQLLADPLG